One Parasphingorhabdus cellanae genomic region harbors:
- the sufC gene encoding Fe-S cluster assembly ATPase SufC: MLKIENLHAQVGDTEILKGLSLELNAGEIHAIMGPNGAGKSTLSYALGGRPGYEITAGSVNFDGQDLLELDPHERAAAGIFLGFQYPVEIPGVSNLQFLRESLNSQRKSRGEEPLSGAEFIKLAKEKAGLLKMDMDMLKRAVNVGFSGGEKKRNEMVQMGIIDPKLAILDETDSGLDIDALRVVGSGINAIMRKPDKAVLLITHYQRLLDEVKPDYVHVLADGRIVKTGGPELALQLEEEGYEAVAA; encoded by the coding sequence ATGCTAAAAATTGAAAACCTCCACGCCCAAGTTGGCGACACAGAAATCCTCAAAGGGCTTTCGCTCGAACTGAACGCAGGTGAAATCCATGCGATTATGGGCCCCAATGGCGCCGGTAAATCGACCCTGTCTTATGCGCTTGGTGGCCGACCCGGCTATGAAATCACAGCAGGAAGTGTGAACTTTGACGGACAGGATCTGCTGGAGCTTGATCCGCATGAGCGGGCCGCCGCGGGCATCTTCCTCGGTTTCCAATATCCGGTTGAAATTCCTGGCGTGTCGAACCTGCAGTTCCTGCGCGAAAGCCTCAACAGCCAGCGCAAGTCGCGCGGGGAAGAGCCATTATCGGGTGCAGAATTCATCAAGCTCGCCAAGGAAAAAGCGGGCCTGCTGAAAATGGACATGGATATGCTCAAGCGCGCGGTCAATGTCGGTTTTTCCGGCGGCGAAAAGAAGCGCAACGAGATGGTGCAGATGGGGATTATTGATCCCAAGCTGGCGATACTCGACGAAACCGACAGCGGCCTCGACATTGACGCGCTGCGTGTCGTCGGTTCCGGCATTAATGCGATTATGCGGAAACCCGACAAGGCGGTTTTGCTGATCACCCACTATCAACGCCTGCTCGACGAAGTGAAGCCGGATTATGTGCATGTTCTGGCAGATGGCCGGATCGTGAAGACCGGTGGTCCGGAACTCGCCTTGCAACTTGAAGAAGAAGGTTATGAGGCGGTGGCCGCATGA
- a CDS encoding SUF system Fe-S cluster assembly regulator: MRLSSLADYAVVLMSAASRHCGAALLAEGKLNASTLAQETGVPLPTAQKLVSRLSAAGLIESTRGIGGGIRLARPPASISLADIVEAVEGPLAITSCTIDGNHDCKLEDSCMVKPHWGIINQTIRKALNDVSLASLAKEPAAQTMKTMEQAL; the protein is encoded by the coding sequence ATGCGGCTTTCCAGCCTTGCCGACTATGCTGTTGTCCTGATGTCCGCTGCTTCGCGGCATTGTGGTGCTGCGCTGTTGGCAGAGGGTAAACTCAACGCATCGACATTGGCACAGGAAACGGGCGTGCCGCTGCCGACTGCGCAGAAACTCGTCAGCCGTTTGTCTGCAGCGGGATTGATCGAATCGACGCGTGGCATTGGTGGCGGGATTCGGTTGGCACGCCCCCCTGCCTCAATAAGTCTTGCGGATATTGTTGAGGCCGTCGAAGGGCCGCTCGCCATTACCAGCTGCACTATTGATGGCAACCACGACTGTAAGCTGGAGGACAGTTGCATGGTCAAACCACATTGGGGGATCATCAACCAGACCATTCGTAAAGCCTTAAACGACGTTAGCCTTGCAAGCCTGGCAAAGGAGCCAGCTGCGCAGACAATGAAAACTATGGAACAAGCGTTATGA
- the sufB gene encoding Fe-S cluster assembly protein SufB, with the protein MNAEAQAAVDNASSYEFGWSSDIEQDFAPKGLNEDTVRFISDKKGEPQWMLDWRLKAFRMWETMESPDWAKLEIPMIDYQDAYYYAEPKAKPKLNSLDEVDPEILRVYEKLGIPIEEQKVLAGVEGARKVAVDAVFDSVSVATTFREELEEAGVIFRSISEAIKEYPDLVKKYLGKVVPMKDNYFATLNCAVFSDGTFVYIPKGVKCPMELSTYFRINAENTGQFERTLIIAEEGSYVSYLEGCTAPMRDENQLHAAVVELVAMDDAEIKYSTVQNWYPGDENGKGGIYNFVTKRGLCQGKNSKISWTQVETGSAVTWKYPSCVLNGENSVGEFYSVALTNNYQQADTGTKMIHNGKNSRSTIISKGISAGKSDNTYRGLVRVGANAENVRNFTQCDSLLLGDTCGAHTVPYIEVKNPTAQIEHEATTSKISDDQMFYAQQRGLDEEEAVSLIVNGFAKDVLKQLPMEFAVEAQKLLAISLEGSVG; encoded by the coding sequence ATGAATGCCGAAGCGCAAGCCGCAGTCGACAATGCGAGCAGCTATGAATTTGGCTGGTCGTCAGACATTGAGCAAGATTTCGCGCCCAAAGGTCTGAACGAAGATACGGTTCGCTTCATTTCCGACAAAAAGGGCGAGCCGCAGTGGATGCTGGACTGGCGTCTGAAAGCCTTTCGGATGTGGGAAACCATGGAAAGTCCCGATTGGGCCAAGCTTGAAATCCCGATGATCGATTATCAGGATGCCTATTATTATGCCGAGCCCAAGGCGAAGCCAAAGCTGAACAGCCTCGATGAGGTCGATCCGGAAATCCTGCGGGTTTATGAGAAGCTCGGCATTCCGATTGAAGAGCAAAAGGTGCTCGCCGGCGTAGAAGGCGCGCGCAAAGTTGCTGTGGACGCCGTGTTTGACAGTGTCTCGGTGGCAACAACCTTCCGCGAAGAACTGGAAGAAGCGGGCGTGATTTTCCGTTCCATCTCCGAGGCGATCAAGGAATATCCCGATCTGGTGAAGAAATATCTTGGCAAGGTTGTGCCGATGAAGGATAATTATTTCGCGACGCTCAATTGCGCCGTGTTTAGCGACGGGACTTTTGTTTATATTCCCAAGGGCGTCAAATGCCCCATGGAACTGAGCACCTATTTCCGGATTAACGCGGAGAATACGGGCCAGTTTGAGCGGACCCTAATCATTGCGGAAGAAGGCAGCTATGTCAGCTATCTTGAAGGCTGCACAGCGCCGATGCGCGACGAAAACCAGCTCCATGCGGCGGTGGTCGAACTGGTTGCGATGGACGATGCCGAGATTAAATATAGCACCGTCCAGAACTGGTATCCCGGTGACGAGAACGGCAAGGGCGGCATTTACAATTTCGTGACCAAGCGCGGTCTGTGCCAGGGTAAAAACAGCAAGATTTCTTGGACGCAGGTCGAGACCGGTAGTGCCGTGACCTGGAAATATCCCAGCTGTGTGCTCAACGGCGAAAACAGCGTGGGCGAATTTTACTCGGTCGCGTTGACCAACAATTATCAGCAGGCCGACACCGGTACGAAGATGATCCATAACGGCAAGAACAGCCGCTCGACGATTATCTCGAAGGGGATTAGTGCGGGTAAAAGCGACAATACCTATCGCGGGCTGGTCCGCGTTGGGGCGAATGCGGAAAATGTCCGCAACTTCACCCAATGTGACTCGCTGCTGCTCGGCGATACCTGCGGCGCGCATACCGTGCCCTATATCGAGGTGAAGAACCCGACCGCGCAGATTGAACATGAAGCCACGACGTCAAAAATTTCCGATGACCAGATGTTCTACGCCCAGCAACGCGGACTGGACGAGGAAGAAGCGGTCTCCCTGATCGTCAACGGCTTCGCCAAGGATGTGTTGAAGCAACTGCCCATGGAATTTGCGGTGGAAGCGCAGAAACTGTTGGCGATTTCGCTTGAGGGGAGCGTCGGGTGA